From the genome of Ananas comosus cultivar F153 linkage group 18, ASM154086v1, whole genome shotgun sequence, one region includes:
- the LOC109723707 gene encoding 60S ribosomal protein L22-2-like, which produces MRASTGMATKAWGKRKGTTTFVIDCSKPVEDKIMEIASLEKFLQERIKVAGGKAGALGDAVAVARDKSRITVTSDGPFSKRYLKYLTKKYLKKHNVRDWLRVIASNKDHSIYELRYFNIAENEGEEEE; this is translated from the exons ATGAGGGCGAGCACGGGCATGGCGACGAAGGCGTGGGGGAAGAGGAAGGGGACGACGACGTTCGTGATCGACTGCTCGAAGCCGGTGGAGGACAAGATCATGGAGATCGCGTCCCTCGAGAAGTTTCTCCAGGAGCGGATCAAGGTCGCCGGGGGCAAGGCCGGTGCCCTAGGCgacgccgtcgccgtcgcccgCGACAAGTCCCGGATCACCGTCACCTCCGATGGACCCTTCTCTAAGAG GTACTTGAAGTATCTTACCAAGAAGTACCTTAAGAAACACAACGTGCGGGATTGGCTGCGTGTGATCGCCTCCAACAAGGACCACAGCATTTACGAGTTGCGGTACTTCAACATTGCAGAAAACGAGGGCGAGGAGGAAGAGTAG